In the genome of Treponema pedis, one region contains:
- a CDS encoding RNA polymerase sigma factor, giving the protein MIKLKNFLKKETPSAIEDKFLCKSALSGNKDSFGAIVAKYQKRIYSLGMSFFKNHDDAEDFVQDVMMKVFSALPKFRGESSFSTWLMRIGYNTAVNSVNRKKEFVSAFEDFEISSAGLTPEESHIQHCVKNSIRRAVNELPEKYRICVDLYFFYDMPYSDIESVTGIPINTIKSHIFRAKKILKIELENMGISGTQEKNTYPVLFKLNLAYDM; this is encoded by the coding sequence ATGATTAAACTGAAAAATTTTTTAAAAAAAGAAACTCCTTCCGCAATTGAAGACAAATTTTTATGCAAATCGGCACTTTCAGGCAATAAGGATTCTTTCGGAGCAATCGTTGCAAAGTACCAAAAGCGCATATATTCGCTTGGAATGAGTTTTTTTAAAAACCATGATGATGCCGAAGATTTTGTTCAGGATGTAATGATGAAGGTCTTTTCGGCCCTGCCTAAATTTCGAGGAGAATCTTCATTTTCCACATGGCTTATGAGAATAGGATATAATACCGCCGTAAATTCGGTAAACCGGAAAAAAGAATTCGTGTCCGCATTTGAAGATTTCGAAATAAGCTCCGCGGGGCTTACACCTGAAGAAAGCCACATTCAACATTGTGTAAAAAATTCAATTAGAAGAGCGGTAAACGAATTGCCTGAAAAGTATAGAATTTGTGTGGATTTATACTTTTTTTACGATATGCCCTATTCGGACATAGAGTCTGTTACAGGAATCCCTATAAATACGATAAAATCTCATATATTCAGAGCAAAGAAAATATTAAAAATAGAGCTGGAAAATATGGGAATCAGCGGAACACAGGAAAAAAATACATATCCGGTCCTTTTTAAATTAAATTTGGCTTATGACATGTAA
- a CDS encoding flagellar basal body-associated FliL family protein, with protein MQKKRKYVLYSVLVKTVFILITVIAAGTLFSFLKKEKKTEKQDKEPSLIRGNKSLYTDLGRLRAVTSEKQAATVVIFPVLEYNTEDTQFREELVQKKEQLRTVILNWFSQKDAVELYTMPEQTVKKELLEAVNSILNLSKIQRIYFKEFIILE; from the coding sequence ATGCAAAAAAAAAGAAAATATGTTCTTTATTCCGTTTTGGTAAAAACAGTTTTTATCTTAATTACGGTAATTGCGGCAGGGACGCTTTTTTCGTTTTTAAAAAAAGAAAAAAAAACCGAAAAGCAAGATAAAGAGCCTTCTTTAATCAGAGGAAATAAGTCTCTTTACACCGATTTAGGAAGGCTTCGCGCCGTTACTTCGGAAAAGCAAGCCGCAACTGTTGTAATTTTTCCCGTTTTGGAGTATAATACCGAAGATACGCAGTTTCGGGAAGAACTTGTACAAAAAAAAGAACAGCTTAGAACCGTAATATTAAACTGGTTTTCGCAAAAAGATGCGGTTGAACTTTATACTATGCCTGAACAAACGGTAAAAAAAGAACTTCTTGAGGCGGTCAACTCGATATTGAATTTATCGAAAATACAGCGGATATATTTTAAGGAATTTATAATTTTGGAATAA
- a CDS encoding galactokinase: MQKIVTFHIDEYGDEPEACAAAPGRFHLLGEHTWFAQGNTLSMAINHYLYVCASRRSDNNFRLFSISLNERKKISSSGLRYKKEDRWANSVKAVIAAFIDSGYPISGLNFTILSEIPSDAGLGTPNALKTAVALILRKLFAPKLSKNDLVDILEHANTQHLNTYPHRADILCALFAKANHCVRTDHRKKTAEIYPFPIEGHSIILTDSRVPRIIAREELGARLDECIDAYELVKKQPDMPKDMSQLTEKMLEELDIPESVRRRVTYIIRESLSVDDAVDSLKRNDNVMLSRILNRSHEGLRDRFEISCPELDWIVKRSLEFIEPSSTNVVCARMTGKGFGGCTYTIISEKDALTYTEKLDDYERIFGFKPLLYKARPTGCARIF, encoded by the coding sequence ATGCAAAAAATAGTAACTTTTCATATTGACGAGTACGGAGACGAACCTGAAGCCTGCGCCGCAGCGCCGGGCAGGTTCCATTTATTAGGTGAGCATACATGGTTTGCACAGGGAAATACACTTTCTATGGCAATAAACCATTATTTGTACGTGTGCGCTTCAAGGCGTTCGGATAACAATTTCAGATTGTTTTCCATTTCGTTAAATGAGCGGAAAAAGATTTCTTCTTCCGGCTTAAGGTACAAAAAGGAAGACAGGTGGGCCAATTCGGTAAAGGCGGTAATTGCGGCTTTTATAGATTCAGGTTACCCCATTTCGGGGTTAAACTTTACAATCCTTTCCGAAATACCTTCCGATGCGGGCTTAGGCACTCCCAATGCTTTAAAAACGGCCGTTGCATTGATTTTACGAAAACTATTTGCACCTAAACTTTCAAAAAACGACCTTGTAGATATCCTTGAACATGCGAACACTCAACACTTAAACACATATCCTCACAGAGCGGATATTCTATGCGCTTTATTTGCAAAGGCGAATCATTGCGTACGAACGGACCACAGAAAAAAAACTGCGGAAATTTATCCGTTTCCTATTGAAGGTCATTCAATTATTCTTACGGATTCAAGGGTTCCGCGTATCATCGCAAGAGAAGAATTGGGAGCAAGGCTTGACGAATGTATAGACGCTTATGAACTTGTAAAAAAACAACCGGATATGCCTAAGGATATGTCTCAATTAACCGAAAAAATGCTTGAAGAACTGGATATCCCCGAATCGGTAAGGCGGCGCGTAACATATATTATACGCGAATCGCTTAGTGTAGATGACGCGGTAGACTCTCTTAAACGCAACGATAACGTTATGCTTTCAAGAATATTAAACCGCTCGCATGAAGGATTGCGCGACAGATTTGAAATTTCCTGTCCCGAATTGGATTGGATTGTAAAACGTTCGCTTGAATTTATAGAGCCTTCTTCCACAAATGTAGTATGCGCCAGAATGACCGGAAAGGGTTTCGGCGGCTGCACTTATACTATAATAAGTGAAAAAGACGCTCTTACCTATACGGAAAAACTGGACGATTACGAAAGAATATTCGGTTTTAAACCGTTATTGTACAAAGCAAGGCCTACAGGCTGTGCAAGAATATTTTAA